A single Perognathus longimembris pacificus isolate PPM17 chromosome 17, ASM2315922v1, whole genome shotgun sequence DNA region contains:
- the Cacng5 gene encoding voltage-dependent calcium channel gamma-5 subunit — translation MSACGRKALTLLSSVFAVCGLGLLGIAVSTDYWLYLEEGVILPQNQSTEVKMSLHSGLWRVCFLAGEERGRCFTIEYVMPMNSQLTSESTVNVLKMIRSATPFPLVSLFFMFIGFILSNIGHARPHRTILAFVSGIFFILSGLSLVVGLVLYISSINDEMLNRTKDAETYFNYKYGWSFAFAAISFLLTESAGVMSVYLFMKRYTAEDMYRPHPGFYRPRLSNCSDYSGQFLHPDAWIRGRSPSDISSDTSLQMNSNYPALLKCPDYDQMSSSPC, via the exons ATGAGCGCGTGTGGGAGGaaggccctgaccctgctcagtAGTGTCTTTGCTGTCTGCGGCCTGGGCCTTCTGGGCATCGCGGTCAGCACTGACTACTGGCTGTACCTGGAGGAAGGCGTGATCCTGCCCCAGAACCAGAGCACCGAGGTGAAGATGTCCCTGCACTCAGGCCTGTGGCGGGTCTGCTTCCTTGCAG GAGAGGAGCGAGGACGCTGCTTCACCATAGAATATGTGATGCCCATGAACTCCCAGCTGACCTCCGAGTCCACGGTCAATGTTCTAA AAATGATCCGCTCGGCCACGCCGTTCCCCTTGGTCAGCCTCTTCTTCATGTTCATTGGGTTTATCCTGAGCAACATCGGGCACGCCCGTCCCCACAGGACAATCCTGGCCTTTGTCTCAGGCATCTTCTTTATCCTGTCTG GCCTCTCTCTCGTGGTGGGCCTGGTTCTGTACATCTCCAGCATCAATGATGAGATGCTCAACAGGACCAAGGATGCAGAGACGTACTTTAACTACAAATATGGGTGGTCATTTGCCTTTGCTGCCATCTCCTTCCTTTTAACAGAG AGTGCCGGTGTGATGTCTGTGTACCTGTTCATGAAGAGGTACACTGCCGAAGACATGTACAGGCCTCACCCAGGCTTTTACCGGCCGCGGCTGAGCAACTGTTCTGATTACTCAGGCCAGTTCCTCCACCCTGACGCCTGGATCCGGGGCCGCAGCCCCTCCGACATCTCCAGCGACACCTCCCTGCAGATGAATAGCAACTATCCAGCTTTGCTCAAGTGCCCAGATTACGACCAGATGTCCTCCTCACCCTGCTGA